In Paractinoplanes brasiliensis, the following proteins share a genomic window:
- a CDS encoding flagellar basal body rod protein FlgC translates to MSTFNAIGVAGTGVTVYRKWLDAVSDNIANMDNTSRTSEKAFQARYVIAQEAQDGNGAQVGGVAFGSAEGVLVHDPDNPLADNQGYVRKPDIDLGSQMAQMMMAQRAYQANLAVVDRAKDSYTAAINLGK, encoded by the coding sequence ATGAGCACTTTCAACGCCATCGGCGTCGCCGGCACTGGTGTGACCGTCTACCGCAAGTGGCTGGACGCGGTGTCCGACAACATCGCGAACATGGACAACACCAGCCGTACGTCGGAGAAGGCGTTCCAGGCCCGCTATGTCATCGCCCAGGAGGCTCAGGACGGCAACGGCGCGCAGGTGGGCGGCGTCGCGTTCGGCAGCGCGGAGGGTGTGCTGGTGCACGACCCGGACAACCCGCTCGCCGACAACCAGGGCTACGTGCGCAAGCCGGACATCGACCTCGGCTCGCAGATGGCCCAGATGATGATGGCCCAGCGCGCCTACCAGGCGAACCTGGCGGTCGTCGACAGGGCCAAGGACTCGTACACGGCAGCGATCAACCTCGGGAAGTGA
- the fliF gene encoding flagellar basal-body MS-ring/collar protein FliF: protein MTDRLPAPVRRVTDTFRSFTPGQKAVTIAAVIALVVGAYFFATWASKPSYSILFNNLSSKDASAIVESLKKTGTSYELANDGQTILVPQDQVNELRLSLSGEGLPGDAGTGYALLDQQGITTSDFMQQTNYQRALEGELSNTIKSIEGVEAATVHLVIPKKDVFADEQDKPTASVLVASSATQPLSSDQVQSIVHLVASSVEGLDPTQITVAGADGKILSTGGGAAIGTGGDSGTDAQTVAFQNRMNQSIQNMLDSVVGPGNSSVVTTATLDFDQTQTTSKTYNADPSVPALSEQNQREAYNGANNCAGGVLGPDNIAGPGCTTAGGTNGPGQYENSSSVRNNAVNEVNEVRRNAPGGIKKMSVAVLLNSATAATVDPAQVQQLVTAAAGIDTTRGDTIAVSAMPFDQSAAKAAQEALSASSAAAVEAKQMSMYKTAALAGLVLVLLFLAWRFSRKSKKRRGLTPEERKHLEDMQAALEAQRLAELNQAIPAQMLEAGMAMDDTNVQAREERQREIEQMVKDQPEEMAVLLRGWLAADVTH, encoded by the coding sequence ATGACCGACCGCCTTCCCGCTCCGGTTCGCCGCGTCACGGACACGTTCCGGTCCTTCACCCCGGGACAGAAGGCCGTCACGATCGCGGCGGTGATCGCTCTTGTGGTGGGCGCCTACTTCTTCGCGACGTGGGCGTCGAAACCGTCGTACTCCATCCTGTTCAACAACCTGTCGTCCAAGGACGCCAGCGCGATCGTCGAGTCGCTGAAGAAGACCGGCACGAGCTACGAGCTGGCCAACGACGGTCAGACGATCCTGGTGCCGCAGGACCAGGTGAACGAGCTGCGCCTGTCGCTGAGCGGCGAGGGGCTGCCGGGCGACGCCGGCACCGGTTACGCGCTTCTCGACCAGCAGGGCATCACCACCAGCGACTTCATGCAGCAGACCAACTATCAGCGGGCGCTCGAGGGCGAGCTGTCCAACACGATCAAGTCGATCGAGGGTGTCGAGGCGGCCACCGTCCACCTCGTGATCCCCAAGAAGGACGTCTTCGCCGACGAGCAGGACAAGCCGACCGCCTCGGTGCTGGTGGCGTCGAGCGCCACCCAGCCGCTGAGCAGCGATCAGGTGCAAAGCATCGTGCACCTGGTGGCCTCGAGCGTCGAGGGTCTGGACCCGACACAGATCACCGTGGCGGGCGCGGACGGCAAGATCCTCTCGACCGGTGGTGGTGCGGCCATCGGCACCGGCGGCGACAGCGGCACGGACGCGCAGACCGTCGCGTTCCAGAACCGCATGAACCAGTCGATTCAGAACATGCTGGACAGCGTGGTGGGTCCGGGCAACTCGTCCGTGGTGACCACGGCGACGCTCGACTTCGACCAGACCCAGACGACCAGCAAGACCTACAACGCCGACCCGTCGGTGCCCGCGCTGTCGGAGCAGAACCAGCGGGAGGCGTACAACGGCGCCAACAACTGCGCCGGCGGCGTGCTCGGTCCCGACAACATCGCCGGCCCCGGCTGCACCACCGCCGGTGGCACCAACGGCCCGGGTCAGTACGAGAACAGCAGCAGCGTCCGGAACAACGCGGTCAACGAGGTCAACGAGGTGCGCCGGAACGCGCCCGGCGGCATCAAGAAGATGAGCGTGGCCGTCCTGCTCAACAGCGCCACGGCCGCCACCGTCGACCCGGCTCAGGTGCAGCAGCTGGTCACCGCGGCGGCCGGCATCGACACCACCCGCGGCGACACCATCGCGGTCTCGGCCATGCCGTTCGACCAGAGCGCCGCCAAGGCCGCGCAGGAGGCGTTGAGCGCCTCGTCGGCGGCCGCCGTCGAGGCCAAGCAGATGTCGATGTACAAGACCGCCGCGCTCGCCGGGCTCGTGCTGGTCCTGCTCTTCCTGGCCTGGCGGTTCAGCCGCAAGAGCAAGAAGCGGCGGGGCCTGACCCCCGAGGAGCGCAAGCACCTCGAGGACATGCAGGCGGCGCTCGAGGCACAGCGGCTGGCGGAGCTCAACCAGGCGATCCCCGCGCAGATGCTGGAGGCGGGCATGGCCATGGACGACACGAACGTGCAGGCTCGCGAGGAACGCCAGCGGGAGATCGAGCAGATGGTCAAGGATCAACCTGAGGAGATGGCGGTGCTTTTGCGCGGCTGGCTGGCCGCCGACGTGACGCACTGA
- the fliE gene encoding flagellar hook-basal body complex protein FliE → MSGLDKITGLGNLGGPGDLTGAEKATEAQGPNESFASLLSRGLESVQASQAKASDLAIEAAQGTLQDPAQYTMAANEAQLGLQLTLAVRNKAVEAFQEIMRMQA, encoded by the coding sequence GTGTCCGGTCTCGACAAGATCACCGGCCTCGGCAATCTCGGCGGTCCCGGTGATCTCACCGGCGCCGAGAAGGCCACCGAGGCGCAGGGGCCGAACGAGAGCTTCGCCAGCCTGTTGTCGCGCGGCCTGGAGAGTGTGCAGGCCTCGCAGGCCAAGGCGAGCGACCTCGCGATCGAGGCCGCGCAGGGCACGTTGCAGGATCCGGCCCAGTACACGATGGCGGCCAACGAGGCCCAGCTCGGCCTCCAGCTCACGCTCGCCGTCCGCAACAAGGCCGTGGAAGCTTTCCAGGAAATCATGAGGATGCAGGCCTGA